A section of the Corynebacterium auris genome encodes:
- the hflX gene encoding GTPase HflX, translating into MTQSSFPVTPAHSSPAPEEASHDELLKQAFRHNSPQPASRLRGGEPTVGALDLEERNSLRRVARETEVRSEDTQDGYEVEYRKLRLEQVILVGVWTEGTTAEVEATMNELAALAETAGARVIDLLYQKRDRPDPGTYIGSGKVKELKGIVEASGADTVVFDGELSPGQMVALEEALNTKVIDRTMLILDIFAQHAKSREGKAQVSLAQMEYLYTRTRGWGGQLSRQAGGRAGSNGGVGLRGPGETRIEADRRRLRTEMAKLRHELRDMKTAREVKRARRQRSTTPKIAIAGYTNAGKSSLINAMTNAGVLVEDALFATLDPSTRRAQLADGRSVVLTDTVGFVRHLPTQLVEAFKSTLEEVTNADLLLHVVDGSDPFPLKQVEAVNTVLSDVTRDTGETIPPEIIVVNKVDQADPVVLAELRHVFDHAGRDVVFVSALTGEGIAELEAAIEMFLNTVDAHVQMLVPFTRGDIISRLHEEGTVRSESYDSRGTLIDVRLPQIIAEQYAEFVVR; encoded by the coding sequence ATGACTCAATCTTCCTTCCCTGTCACGCCCGCCCACTCCTCCCCGGCCCCGGAGGAGGCGAGCCACGACGAACTGCTCAAGCAGGCCTTCCGCCACAACTCACCGCAACCCGCTTCCCGGTTGCGCGGGGGCGAGCCCACCGTCGGCGCCCTTGACCTGGAGGAGCGCAACTCGCTGCGCCGCGTCGCGCGCGAGACCGAAGTGCGCTCCGAGGACACCCAGGACGGTTACGAGGTTGAGTACCGCAAGCTGCGCCTCGAGCAGGTCATTCTCGTCGGGGTGTGGACTGAGGGCACCACCGCCGAGGTCGAGGCGACGATGAACGAGCTCGCCGCCCTGGCGGAAACGGCCGGCGCGCGCGTGATCGACCTGCTCTACCAGAAGCGCGACCGCCCCGACCCGGGAACCTACATCGGCTCCGGCAAGGTCAAGGAGCTCAAGGGGATCGTTGAGGCCTCCGGGGCGGACACCGTCGTCTTCGACGGCGAGCTCTCCCCGGGCCAGATGGTCGCGCTCGAGGAGGCGCTGAACACCAAGGTGATCGACCGCACCATGCTCATCCTCGACATCTTTGCCCAGCACGCGAAGAGCCGGGAGGGCAAGGCCCAGGTCAGCCTCGCGCAGATGGAGTACCTCTACACCCGCACCCGCGGCTGGGGCGGCCAGCTCTCCCGCCAGGCCGGCGGCCGCGCCGGATCCAACGGCGGCGTGGGCCTGCGCGGCCCCGGTGAGACCCGCATAGAGGCGGATCGCCGCAGGCTACGCACTGAGATGGCGAAGCTGCGCCACGAGCTGCGGGACATGAAGACCGCGCGCGAGGTCAAGCGCGCCCGCAGGCAGCGTTCTACCACGCCGAAGATCGCTATCGCCGGCTACACCAACGCCGGGAAGTCCTCGCTGATCAACGCGATGACGAACGCGGGCGTCCTCGTCGAGGACGCGTTGTTTGCCACCCTGGACCCCTCGACGCGCCGCGCCCAACTCGCGGACGGGCGCAGCGTGGTGCTCACCGACACGGTCGGTTTCGTGCGCCACCTGCCCACCCAGCTCGTCGAGGCCTTCAAGTCCACCCTGGAGGAGGTCACGAACGCGGACCTTTTGCTGCACGTCGTCGACGGCTCGGACCCCTTCCCGCTGAAACAGGTCGAGGCCGTGAACACGGTGCTCTCCGACGTCACGCGCGATACCGGTGAGACGATCCCGCCCGAAATCATCGTGGTGAACAAGGTCGACCAGGCCGACCCCGTGGTGCTCGCGGAGCTGCGTCACGTCTTCGACCACGCGGGCCGCGACGTCGTCTTCGTGTCCGCGCTGACGGGCGAGGGCATCGCCGAGCTCGAGGCCGCGATCGAGATGTTCCTCAACACCGTCGACGCGCACGTGCAGATGCTCGTGCCCTTCACCCGGGGCGACATCATCAGCCGCCTCCACGAGGAGGGCACGGTGCGCTCCGAGTCCTACGACTCGCGGGGCACGCTTATCGACGTCAGACTCCCGCAGATCATTGCGGAGCAGTACGCCGAGTTTGTGGTCCGCTAA